The sequence below is a genomic window from Gossypium hirsutum isolate 1008001.06 chromosome A11, Gossypium_hirsutum_v2.1, whole genome shotgun sequence.
TACATCAAATATATACGGATAAAGCTTGAAACTTTTTGAGGCTATAatagaattataaattttttgaggGGCTAAAATATAGTTTTACTATTGTATTAGTTTatacctttataatttatatagaGGCTAAAATAGAATATTTTCATTATTAGGCCAAACCCCCTATCCACCTTTAGATAAATCTATTCATGGGTCGAGTTATTTGGTTGAAATATAAGTGAGTATAAAAGAATACAAGCCCGAAAaatagatttgaaaaaaaattaaactcttttaaaatatgggtcaaatcagcccattttatacttttgtaatatatttttattttttatgtattatgtaatttatattacatagaatgaaatatataataatacaattctatataaaaattaagaatatgttaagttttctaaatttaaattttcaataatagAAAAACCATATAGAATATTGaatataaactaaaaataaatatgtttttctaaaataatacgGGCAGACCTAAAACGAGCTTAAGTTAATCATTTACAATATGGATAGAGTTAGATAAAATTTCAATCTCATAAGTCAAATTACATTGAGCTTAGATAAATACAAAATGTACCAAGATCATTCATAGACTCGGCCGTTGATCAATTCTACCGATAATGTCACCTTACAGTTTTGagtattttaagaaataaaaaattgaagcaaCATAAAACCAAGATTAGGAACTGGCTCTGACGCTCATGCTCCAAATATATTCAGATACAGAATATAATTTtcagaaaaataaaagttgaacgTACTTATAATTAatgccttaaaccttaaaccttaatcTCAACTTACTTGAAAATAGTTTTAAACTGTCCGATATTGTTTTTTGGATGTAGTTTATGATGTAACACTGAGAGAAACATTCACAAATTTGTCCGATCTTTGGGCCAAAGAAGTGGAGCTCTATTCTACCAATCAAGACTGTGTCAAGATGCTTGTCGGAAATAAAGTTGATCGTGTAAGTCTAATGTTCTCTTTCCAATTCATATCTGCATTTTATTTGACATATTTATAGATTATATTTGAAACCCATATATCATAATTGcttcttctttttaaaattttagtcggACTCGAATATCAATATCGAATATAGGTATATGTTGAATATCTAAATGTTCAACAATTAGGGTGATGTCCGAAGTATTCATAGGCCAATCTTTGTTTTTTGATAGAATGCCTGTAACTATTCGTAATCCCTCTTCaactcttaaataagaggataatacgcttcaatGCATTCAAATCCAAGTCCTCCTGTACTGACAACTGAGCTAAAACTTAACCGACATCTCAAAAGATGTTgaatatgaatattttttaaaaatatgaagagTCCAAACAATATTATAACTTTGCTAAATATTCTAAAATCAAaggatatatatttttttaacttccaAACATCATCTCAATAAATATTCACAAAGATAACGACAAGCAAAAGCTCTCTTAGTTAAATAGGTAATTTCATTTGTGATCCCTCTCGAATATTAATaactatttatttcaaaataccTTAATTATGGGGGAGGGGGCAAAAAGTAAATTTTCCATGTATACAAcaattttctctttatttcttttatatgatttGTCTAGGAATCTGAAAGGGCTGTAAGTAAAGAAGAAGGGATTGAACTTGCAAAAGAGCTTGGATGTACGTTCATTGAATGCAGTGCTAAAACAGGACAAAACGTCCAACAATGCTTTGAGGACCTTGCACTCAAGGTAACATGTTTATTTCTAACATCAAGACGAGTTCAGAAATTTGCTTTAAAGAGATTAGGAATGGATCATAAATTATTAGGGTTCAAAGtataaatttaccattatattaatatgcaatttcataaaattttaaaaaattaaacggTAAATCTACCATTTCAGGGGAGGCAAGGTCACTGCCTGCCCCCTTTTCCTTTATATGTATCATATCCATCACTCATCGATTATGGATCATCATACAGATAATGGAAGTTCCTAGTCTTTTGGAAGAAGGGTCGATTGTTGGAAAAAGAAACATCTTAAAGCAACAACCAGAGAACCTGGCGGCGCCACCTCCTATCGGTGGCTGTTGTGCTTAGACTCATTAATGCTAGTATTTTAACCATCTTAGGGTTTTCTtcgcacacacatatatatatgtatatatatatatacacatgctaTACTGATGTTGTTTTCGATGGAGTTCTTGCCTCCCCTTAATTGGTTTAATTCCGAAATTCATCTCTTTACATTATGATGATTAAAAAGCtagtatttttactttaatttatcataattaaatCCTTGTATTTTATGAAGCCTACAGTTTAATAATCTATATGCATAAATTTAGCAAAAATCAGCAGCCGATTTATGTTTATCAACAAATTAACTTAATTGCTCAATTTTTTATgaagtataaaaactaaattctaaCAAATTAAAGTAGAGGGATGAATTTCATAATTAGACCTTATATATTTATCATCGCCCAAAATTATCTTGTGtaaatttgttttcctttttcctGGTTATTTTTAACCATGGTGTCCATTGTTAACTTAGATGAGgctttgaatttaaaattttattgaaatctAAGTCGAATTATT
It includes:
- the LOC121209536 gene encoding ras-related protein RABC2a, coding for MGSSSEQQSSGNYDFSFKILLIGDSGVGKSSLLVSFISASSHDSAPTIGVDFKIKLLTVGGKRLKLTIWDTAGQERFRTLTSSYYRGAHGIILVYDVTLRETFTNLSDLWAKEVELYSTNQDCVKMLVGNKVDRESERAVSKEEGIELAKELGCTFIECSAKTGQNVQQCFEDLALKIMEVPSLLEEGSIVGKRNILKQQPENLAAPPPIGGCCA